A stretch of Paenibacillus peoriae DNA encodes these proteins:
- a CDS encoding response regulator transcription factor — MNELCNILIVDDEILVRQGIKHHLSWEQYGFRIVGEASNGKEALELIEALRPHIVITDIVMPIMDGEELTRIVRQNYPDIEVIVLSSYGEFNYVRSTFQQGVADYILKPKLDTDELLQVLQRTARKIPSIQYQADAGNSQITIDHVIEKLISGYSMDYDAELLKQAFPYTRFALIGIEQSVQQDKGRSISASDLFSKLTDRVSSACERIVLRQLPSDAYAAVFLANLDPREVDAWMAAVREVAQETKRVDPQTGWAVSHLFDEFNQISDVYQDELPKLLSYRFYFPGTALLIEDELPQPVQVNSSFNLKQFTEEMKREHFDTAFQDLRSYVAAMSGNYTSTAFEFKSLLGNIVFNITILLGNQGYDMKELDAAKYSYFKTINDAPHVHEAVRLLEAFLEEANRQIMAKTQPGSSASMKKLLEYIKEHHAETLNLTTLGQYFHFNPSYLSSYFTAHHTEGFSEYLNKIRVEKAAELLRSGTMSISDISSMVGYSDPSYFTKVFKKVKGSSPSQYRREHLY, encoded by the coding sequence ATGAATGAGCTATGCAACATTTTGATTGTGGATGATGAGATATTGGTACGGCAAGGAATTAAACACCATTTATCGTGGGAACAGTATGGATTTCGAATTGTAGGTGAGGCCTCCAACGGGAAAGAGGCGCTGGAGCTGATTGAAGCCTTGCGTCCTCATATTGTCATTACAGATATCGTGATGCCGATCATGGATGGCGAGGAGCTGACGCGCATAGTCAGACAGAATTATCCAGATATTGAAGTCATCGTGCTTAGCAGTTACGGTGAATTTAATTACGTGCGATCCACCTTTCAACAAGGGGTTGCTGACTATATTTTAAAGCCCAAGCTGGACACGGATGAACTACTCCAAGTCCTCCAGAGAACCGCTCGCAAAATTCCATCCATTCAATATCAGGCGGATGCTGGGAATAGTCAAATTACGATAGATCATGTGATCGAAAAGCTGATCTCCGGGTATAGCATGGACTATGACGCCGAGCTGCTGAAGCAAGCATTCCCTTATACTCGTTTTGCGCTCATAGGTATAGAACAGTCGGTACAGCAGGATAAAGGGCGCTCCATCTCTGCCTCGGACCTATTTTCCAAGCTTACAGATCGAGTATCCTCTGCCTGTGAGCGCATCGTACTGCGACAACTGCCGTCTGATGCCTATGCGGCTGTGTTTTTAGCCAATCTTGATCCACGGGAAGTAGACGCCTGGATGGCTGCGGTTAGGGAAGTTGCTCAGGAGACAAAGCGAGTCGATCCACAGACAGGCTGGGCAGTTAGCCATTTATTTGATGAGTTCAATCAGATTAGTGACGTCTATCAGGATGAACTGCCAAAACTGCTGAGTTACCGCTTTTATTTCCCAGGAACAGCGCTGTTAATAGAAGACGAACTCCCTCAGCCTGTACAAGTGAACAGCTCGTTTAACTTAAAACAATTTACAGAAGAGATGAAGCGTGAGCATTTTGATACAGCTTTTCAGGATTTGAGGTCCTATGTAGCCGCCATGTCCGGTAACTATACCTCTACCGCTTTTGAATTCAAATCGCTTCTTGGAAATATCGTGTTCAACATTACGATTTTGCTCGGGAATCAGGGGTATGATATGAAGGAGTTGGATGCGGCGAAATATTCCTATTTCAAAACAATTAATGATGCCCCTCATGTACATGAAGCTGTGCGCCTTCTGGAGGCCTTTTTGGAGGAAGCGAACAGACAGATCATGGCCAAGACACAGCCGGGAAGTAGCGCAAGCATGAAAAAACTGCTGGAGTATATTAAGGAGCATCATGCTGAAACACTCAATTTGACGACACTTGGGCAATATTTTCACTTTAACCCTTCCTACTTGTCCAGTTATTTTACGGCACACCATACAGAAGGTTTTAGCGAGTATCTGAACAAAATTCGGGTTGAAAAAGCCGCAGAGTTACTACGGTCGGGGAC
- the udk gene encoding uridine kinase, which produces MLIIGIAGGTGSGKSTVARAVVERLGSNKVTFISQDNYYKDHSHLSYDERALVNYDHPFAFDNELLIEHLQCLKKGQATQAPVYDFTVHARSTDETVELLPNHIVMLEGLHVLSDEKLRSLLDIKVFVDTDPDVRILRRVLRDIEERGRTIHSIHDHYLTTVKPMHEAFIEPSKKYADLILPEGGHNEVGIQLLSILTEKYLAGDRTWGTV; this is translated from the coding sequence ATGCTTATTATTGGTATTGCCGGCGGTACAGGTTCCGGTAAATCGACGGTAGCACGCGCCGTCGTTGAGCGTCTGGGATCTAATAAAGTGACTTTCATATCTCAGGATAACTATTATAAAGACCATTCACATCTGAGCTATGATGAACGTGCTTTGGTCAATTATGATCATCCGTTTGCCTTTGACAACGAATTGCTTATTGAGCATCTCCAATGTCTGAAAAAAGGACAAGCGACACAAGCGCCCGTGTATGATTTTACGGTTCATGCCCGCTCCACGGACGAGACGGTAGAGCTTCTGCCAAATCATATCGTTATGTTGGAGGGTCTGCACGTACTGTCAGACGAAAAGCTCCGCAGCCTGCTTGACATCAAAGTATTTGTGGATACGGACCCTGATGTGCGTATTCTCCGTCGGGTTCTTCGCGATATTGAGGAACGCGGCCGCACCATCCATTCGATCCACGATCACTATCTGACTACGGTTAAGCCGATGCATGAGGCATTTATTGAGCCTTCCAAGAAATACGCTGACCTGATCCTTCCTGAGGGAGGACACAATGAGGTTGGCATTCAACTGCTGTCTATTTTGACTGAAAAATATTTGGCAGGAGATCGGACTTGGGGTACTGTATAA